TTTTGGTGCTCTTTTCCCGGTCCGAGTCATCGATCGAGTCCATTCCTGGCTAATTCGCGCATTGATAGAATAAAGGAAGGCAGTTTGCTGATTGAGCCGGGAGTTGGAGTTAGGCGGAACCTGGAACATAGTGAGTAGCGGTTACGGCAACAGCCTTTGAGCGGTGGGACGATGAGAAGCCCAATCTGGAGAGAGACAAGCCGGTTTTGAATCTGAGTAATGGACGAGATATGGGGAAGTGCTAATCAGAGCTTTTTCAATCCATCCATGCAGCGCATTATCATATAAGAATGAGGCTCTCGACCCACATCATCGATGCTAAGCCGGAAGCCCCAATTGAGTCAGTAGTTCGGGGAGATGGAACGGTAAGCTACGGATGTTAGAGAGTGCCATCCCCGAAAAGAAGATCTCCTTACCTTATAGGGGACACTGAAAACCAACCAAATCATGTGGACAATCTTGAAATCCCAAACAGGAGGCCCTAAAGTAGCTCGTTCGGGCAGGCACTTTGCTGCTATCTGAAATCAATCAGTCAGCGGAAGCCGAAGCTGCGAAATCCGCATAGTTGAAAAAATCTATGTTTACGTACGGGCGCAGGTACTACGGGAATGGGAAGGGTACAAACAAAGACCCCCAATGACCAAACCATAGGCCCTATAACAAGAACAAGAAGGGTGTCAAAGCCCGGCCCTCGATCTGTGATTTGGATTTGATCAAGTCCGCATTAGAAACAAGACATCACGGGACCTACCCTAAAGATGAATGAGCCATGTAACCACTCTTCCCCAACCCCAAGTGGTCAGCGCAGAGACAAGATGCTTACAAGGGAGTGAGCGCATTGGAGTCTCTCCTCGTTGCTAGTCCGAGACCTGGGTCTAAAGAGCCTAATCCAGTACAGATCAGATCATAAATCGCTCTACGCTTTGAGCCGGCTAAGTCTTTCAAGTCCACTGATGCCTTTCTCTCACCATCTTTTCTCTTCCTTCAACCCGGATGACAACAGTTCCAGTGAGACCAGCTTCATCAATAGCAGGGtcttagcttaagatagaaaacTAAAGGTTGCACGTGCTGGGGTTGGGATTCTTTCTTATTTATATATAGCAAATTCCTCGCTGGCCGATCTCCCCTTTCACCTGGTTCTATTCCAAAATATATTTCCCGATGTGattactttatttttacccGAGGTTGAATCAATTGTTTCAGCTCTGGTTCAAATGGTTTCAGGGGTTGGTTAGGAAAGGCTTATCCGCTGTTCTAGAGTCGTGTTAGGTGggaattctcatttttttttccgtGGTGAGGTTGACGTTCAAGAGAAAGAGATTCATATTCAAGTTCCCCCAGGCCAAGGGGGGCAATCAAGCCTTTTTGGTTCAGCTAGCCCAAAGTGAGTCGGAATTTCAACTGGCAATAAGGAGATTGGTTAAAAGAAAGCCTTAAGCGCAAGCACTAAGGGAATCCCATTAGAAAGCATTAAATTAGCATTAGCAAGGACGGTTGGTAGTTGGTAAACTAAAGAAGAACTAGGCTATGGCTCAACTTGCAGCAAGTCTAGACTTCCCTGGCTTAGCAGGAGGAATTGGATATTGAACCCTTTAGTCTGGGACTTAAGGAAGTTACGGAGGAAAGCACTAACGGTATAACAATAGGGAAGAGGCTTGTTTAGCATAGGGCTAAAAAGAAGCCCTATAAGCTGAAATATAGTACCCGTAAACCCCTTAGTTCCTCTTCTTTACCTAGGGGGCGGCTttgaaagaaacaaacaaaaaggcTACTTACTAGCTTTGCGATAGGAGCTTGCGCGTGGGCCCAAGCTCTATAGGAAAGAAAATAGCATAGAACATAGAAGCGGCTACTCTTTTGCGTTAGGAGTTATGTTATTGTCGTTTAGTTTAGCTTTCATTTAGGAGTGATCCTTATCGCAATCAAGCTGTGTCAGTTCCTATTGCTCTAAGACTGACAAGACAATAGGATAAGGGAAGTCAGGAAGGGAACCATAGAAAGGATAAAGGCTGCTGGTAGAGCCAGAGAAGAATCCGGAAAAGGGATTGGAGGCAGATCCGGACCCGAACGAAAGAGCTCTGCGGCGGTCGGTCTCTCACTTCATCTCGATGGTATTGTAGTCTAGTTTGAAAGGAACTAACTCAAGGACTGAGAAGCTCGAACGAGCAGCAGCTGCCATGCCTTGAAATGAATCCCAACAACCGGAGAGATAGATAGATGGAGCGGATAGAAGAACTGGCCTACCTCCCCTAACTGCAACTGTTATCGCTGGTTGAACCGGCTAAGCCACCTCCGCTATATAAGCTTAATTAGCTCGCCTCGTCGAAATACATTTTTGGGACGTATTCTCTGTCATATTCCAGCAGAGTCAAGGCCCATTTTGCTAATCGGATAGAATCTTCGGTTAAAGGCAAGACTGCTTTGGTCATCAAATCTTTGTTTGATAGGACCGACTCTGGATATCAATTTGATTTGGTGTTCAAGTAGGTAGTGCCTTAACTTTTTCCACTTCGAAAGCTTCACCATACGGGAATGCCACATTCACTCGCTTTCGAGGACTTCCAACAACACTGGCTGAGGAAGGAAGCTAATTCCTTGCTTCAGGAAAGCAGCTAAAACAAAGAAATAGACAGACTTAGACGAGGGCATCTTGAACCCCTCTCCCTACGGTCGAGTTAGCCCATGACCTCAAGATCAAGAAGAGCCAGCCATACATAGAAGACAAGGGAAGACCTTGCTCGACCAAATGAATGTAGCAGCAGCATCATGAGATAGAACCCGGTCCTGTCCCGGCTGTCCATCTGTGGAACATGGGGCTGAAGACCTCTAGAGTACCTACTAGAAGAAAGACAGAACCACTTGGCTAGGGGGACAAAACCATTTGGAGGAAGAAGCAGATGGAAGACAGGGTCACTTGTGAAAGAACTAGCCGAAGGGGACCATCACAGGCGGTGGATGACAGGCTAGCTCACCAAGAACATCAGGAGAGGTTGGGGAAGACTTGGCTGCGGCAAGTCAAGGAGAGGTTAGGTCAAGGACAGAAGTCCCATCAATCAGAAGAAAAGGATGTTCCAGGAAAGAGGGGAACAAGGATATCCAAAAGAATAGGCCTTGAAGCATGAATGAGGGGAGACCGGTCTAAGGGCTGCAAGATATGCTAAAAGGTTTAATCAGTCCACTAAGGGATGACCTCTTCTACATGATTTCAGCGAAGTGTTCAAGTCAAGGACTTAGGcgatcaaagaaaagaagactTGAAAGAAAAGCCTTCTCCACAGCAAAGGCATCCATCCAATACAGATAAAGCGTCATATACAATGAATCTATCCTTTGGAAACCACCTATTCCTCTCATCGACTACCTTCACTAGGGTCAAGATTCATGGTTTTCTAAGGGCGGCCCATTTTCCTTTGATGGAGCAAGGGATTGCTTTCGTCTCTTTCCTTCTGGGCCAGGAATGGAAGTTGTCGTTAAGCTTGGATCAATCGATAGTGTGCTTATCGCTCTACTTCGCTTGATTCTCATGCCAGTGGACTCGTCGCTCAGCTTTAGGCCTTATTAGCTTAATTTCTGAAGTGAACATGAAGTCCGAATTGAATAGATACTGAGAAAGCGTCTTTCGTGATGAAAGTAGCAAGTTCGGATTCAggattgagaaagaaatcaGCAAAGCGCAGCTGGAGCTGAATCTATTTTAGGAGGCGTAGGGTAGGCTCTTTGGATAGATTGACTGGCTTAAGCCGATGAACCTGCTTCTACCACTGACGAGCTAATTCGGACTATGCCTAACTAGAGGAAGAAAATCACCTGATCTTGGCTCGGCATCTTTTGAAAGGGAATCCAATATCTGGTAAGAAAGGTCGACTCGAAGCGGAGAAGCTAGAGCTCACTCGACCCGGGAGGAAGTTTCATTCCAAACAGCTCAACGTTTGAGCTAGGAGATGGGCTTTTAGACCTGGAGTTTCAAACTGACCTTTTGGGATCGGAGTTGCAAACAGCTTGACCTTACTTAGGTAAGGTTGGGTAGGGAGGTCTTCCCACTTCCTCTTCCCATTCATTAAAGGGTGCTAAGACGAACTTCGAATAGAAAGTTGACTACTATTATTAATTGCAATCATAATCATTTTAGACTTATTCAATAAAAGAGAAGCCTATATCTATCTGCCTACTGTGAATAATGCTTCACTCCAAGGCAGCTTATTAGAGCATTGAATTGACCTCTAGTATCTCATCACTTATCAGATGGTTTTAACAGGCTTTCTACTAAATCAAAAGACTACTCGCTCTTAAGGCTTCTTTCGAAGAAGCCAATTCGATGCACTTCCTTGATTGACCGAAAGGCAGGTCCAAGCAGAGACAACTTTTGCTGACCTCAGATGCATGTGTTAAGCATATAACTAGCGAGCTAACCATACTTCGGATATCGCCCCTATTCGATAAGGCAAGGCCAGTCGCTGGATTAATACTAAAAAACGGACCATTCCTTATCAGCTAACTTTTGGCTAAGGGACTGCCGGAAAGGATAAAGTCAACCCATGCGCCAATCGCCCCCATCTTACTTCTCCGAGTTcgttatattaatatttatatatatagaaagttGCCGGGTTTTCACAATGAATAGGAGGGGGGGCGGGCGATTCATCTTTGAGCTATTTTGCTTGGCCACTGCCACTAAAGAAATAGTCTTTTTTCGTTTTTACCAAGATAACAAGATAATGAGCTAGCCACAAAAGCTATCACTGAAAGAAGCCGCAGCTGGCTTAAAAAAAAAGCCTTTTCGTTGTCACCACTAACCTCGATCGATTGGAGCATCGGGTGACTGGATAGCCCAATGAAATCTAGAGGGTGCATCAGAGAAGATGTATCAATCATGAATAGACCAGTCGAAAAACCTCTTCCAGTGCATTCTACCGACGCTGGGGGACTGATTTATGCTGTCCATGTTGTCAGCCCATTTATTGCTGCTCCTCGATCAGTTCATTGGGCTTCTTCGGCTAAGAAGATTTTCAATCAAATACGTTGTAGCTGACGAAAACACGGACCTATCTCCGGCTTACTCTCCTGATCACCGAAAGATGGACGAGGGCTTCTCTTACCTCAAAAACCCCTTTCCGTAGGTAAGGATCAACAGGATTGGTTGGGTAACTGGAAGCTGACTGATCAGCTCGAAAGAAGCCCGCAACGAATTCAGAATGATTAGGAAGGGCCGGACCTCTCTTGACCGAAGGCCTGACTTCTCTTCTCGAGCTCATGGACTTTGTTCATGGGGGGGCACTGAGCAAATCGACTACACGGAACAATCAAGCCCGAATTCCCCTAGATGGAAGAAGAATGTGGACAGATGGAACCAAAGAGGTCCCTGCTTAGCGCAGGCTACTTTTGAGCCCTAGATCAAGAATAAGGTGTCCCCTACACCGGACCGGAATCTCCATCCCGATTAGGAACCACAATAGTGATTCTCAATGGCTGGTTGTCTTTCAGAACCTGCTTCTGTGCTGACCAAGAAGCAGAACCAAAGCGAGCAGGCAGGACCAGTACCCTTAGTTGTTCTATACCTTGCAGGAGAAAGGAAAAAGTAGCCATTCGGGTATGAAGTTGCTTGCACATTGCCCCCCAACTCACACAGCTAGGTTTCGAGAGGGCTCTATCGATCTCCGGAACAGgggaagaaagggaggaagtgGGTGGTATCGTATATAAGATTAAGGACGCTTTTCGAAGTAATGTGACCGAAATATcgtaagagaagaaagaattgaAAAGAGCCTATTCAGTTAGTCAGAAAGCTAGATCAAGAAAGCTGCGCCCAATAGAGCAACGCCTTGAGTAGACCGATAAGGTCTCGCGAAGCCGGTCACCGTACGCCTACGATCCTATCTGACTATTGAGGAGTTTGATCTTCTATCTTTTGTTCAATTGTGCGTGCTTTGCTTAACACATGCAATCGAAAGAATGTTCGATCATCAAACTTAGACTCAATGAAAGCTGCCGTTCACGTCAGGGTCCGAAGGAGATGTAGTCACTTTGAGTCTTTCTTCTAGATTGGGTTGGTGGTTAGTAAGGAAAGCCGGGTGTGGTGATCCGATCAACGAAAATCCATCCAGAAATGACATAGTAAGAATCGCACTAATCCGCGACCAGCAAGTTTTCCGAAACCAAACTGAATAGAATTGTGACTTTCAAAAAATGCTTGctgaaaatcaaagaaagaagGTCCATTTTCCCACGTAGTTCGTCGGTCAAACCTACGATTCTCTTCTTAATAGAGAGATCTTTTTCTAGTTAGACTTCTATCAATGCAATGAAAGAACCATCCCTTCCTATTTCTTTGTCCAGTCAGATAGAAATCTATAGATATATACCCAAAAGAGCCCTTCTTTACCACTTTAGGGGGTGGGGGTGAAGGGGGGGTTTACATACAACCGAGGCAAAGTGGTTTATGATTGAATCTCAGAGGCATTCTTATCATTTGGTAGATCCAAGTCCATGGCCGATTTCGGGTTCACTCGGAGCTTTGGCAACCACCGTAGGAGGTGTGATGTACATGCACTCATTTCAAGGGGGTGCAACACTTCTAAGTTTGGGCCTTCTATTTATCCTATATACCATGTTTGTATGGTGGCGCGATGTTCTACGTGAATCCACGTTGGAAGGACATCATACCAAAGTCGTACAATTAGGACCTCGATATGGTTCTATTCCGTTCATCGTATCGGAGGTTATGttcctttttgctttttttcgggcttcttctcattcttctttggCACCTACGGTAGAGATCGGAGGTATTTGGCCCCCAAAAGGGATTGAGGTTTTAGATCCTCGGGAAATCCCCTTTCTTAATACCCCTATTCTCCTTTCATCCGGAGCAGCCGTAACTTGGGCTCATCATGCTATACTCGCGGGGAAGGAAAAACGAGCAGTTTACGCTTTAGTAGCTACCGTTTCACTGGCTCTAGTATTCACTGGCTTTCAAGGAATGGAATATTATCAAGCACCCTTCACTATTTCAGATAGTATTTATGGTTCTACCTTTTTCTTAGCAACTGGCTTTCATGGTTTTCATGTGATTATAGGTACTCTTTTCTTGATCATATGTGGTATTCGCCAATATCTTGGTCATCTGACCAAGGAGCATCACGTTGGCTTTGAAGCAGCTGCATGGTACTGGCATTTTGTAGACGTGGTTCGGTTATTCCTATTTGTCTCTATCTATTGGTGGGGAGGTATATGAGGGAACGAAACAGTGGATTGAGGAATGAAAGCTCGAAGACAAAGAGAACCCCAAAGAATTACTGCAGCTTTACCACTCCCTAATATACTCAATCTTCCACTTTCCTACCAAATCTCTCTTTATTCTGGCACATAAATGAAGGGATCGAAGATACTTTGGCGGATTATGTTCACCAAGAAATGACCCGAAATTGGATCTTGGTCTATTTGatattgttcttttttttcgataaaaaatatgttttcttgTCTCTCGTTTCTGAAGAATAAAATCGAAGAACCTAATGGATCTAACTTGAATTAGAATTCCGCTATGTGactagagaaaaagaaaatgccagTTAATGATGTCACACGAAAATAGAAAGCCAGGCAGGACAGTAACTGACCCGCCTTCTAT
The window above is part of the Arachis duranensis cultivar V14167 unplaced genomic scaffold, aradu.V14167.gnm2.J7QH unplaced_Scaffold_73212, whole genome shotgun sequence genome. Proteins encoded here:
- the LOC127744641 gene encoding cytochrome c oxidase subunit 3 yields the protein MIESQRHSYHLVDPSPWPISGSLGALATTVGGVMYMHSFQGGATLLSLGLLFILYTMFVWWRDVLRESTLEGHHTKVVQLGPRYGSIPFIVSEVMFLFAFFRASSHSSLAPTVEIGGIWPPKGIEVLDPREIPFLNTPILLSSGAAVTWAHHAILAGKEKRAVYALVATVSLALVFTGFQGMEYYQAPFTISDSIYGSTFFLATGFHGFHVIIGTLFLIICGIRQYLGHLTKEHHVGFEAAAWYWHFVDVVRLFLFVSIYWWGGI